Genomic DNA from Psychrobacillus sp. FSL K6-2836:
ACTAGGGATATGGACTTAGAACTTGTTGATTATTGTATCAAAAGAACAACTTATGAAAGCATGGTAAAGGTTAAAGTTTACTTGCATTTATGGCTAATGGGGCAGATTAGTTCAATAAGGAGATCGAAATAGAAGTTGAGGATCTCGAGTTTGAATAAAGGAGAGGCTGGTACAATAACCAGAGTAGTGCTACTCATATTGAGCGCTAGAGTCTGTTAATTTAAACAACTTTAATGGCCTTACTATATAGTTAATGTAGTACGGTTGTAGTTTTATTAGAAGAAAATTAAATTTTATTTCAATGCATAAGTTTATTTAGCCGTGATTTGACGTACCTATGTGTGAGTTATGAAGAACAGTCCAAGCGCCCTTCAAAGAAAAATCAGCCATAAATGGTCTTGTAAGATCCTGAGAAGTTATTTTGTCCGGACGTTAATTCATACGCAAAGTAAAAATTAGCGCAACTTTCTATTTTATCAAATTTTTTTCACATAGTGATAACGATTTTACCTTGAGTATGCCCTTCTTCAAAATATCTAAAAGCGTTTGGGACTTCACTCAACTTATAGTATCTGTCAATTACAGGTTTTATTTTTCCAACTTCTAGAAGGTCTTTGATGAAAATCAAATCATTTTGATTTGGCCTTTGCAGAAAGCTCCCTAGTTTCTTACTCCCTGTCATGGAAAGTAAAGGACCTAAGATCATAGCTTGAGTTAATTGTACTCCGGAACCTCCGACCATTACATAATTGCCATTCGGACTCAGAGAACGCTTATAAGCCGAAATTGGATGGTACCCGTTTACAGCAAGAATCAGGTCATAATTTTCCGTATTTTTTGTGAAGTCTTCTGTAGTATAATCAATGACATTGTCTGCACCAATAGATTTTACAATATCTAAATTTCTTGTGCTACATACCCCGGTAACCTCTGCTCCAAATGATTTAGCAATCTGTACTGCAAAAGTACCTACACCACCAGATGCACCATTAATCAAAACCTTTTGTCCAGATTTGATCTTGCCTTTATCTCTTAAACTCTGAAGGGCAGTGGTGGCAGCCATAGGCACTGCAGCAGCTTCCGCGAATGAAATATTACTTGGTTTAAGTACCAATGAATGTTCAGAAACTGTTACATATTCAGCAAAACCTCCCCATCCACAGCCAGAGAGATCACCAAATACTTCGTCACCTGGTTTAAAGTGTTTTACATTTTTTCCAACAGATTCAATCCTCCCAGATATATCACCCCCGGGTATGATGTATTTTGGTTTAGAAAGTCCAAAAGCAAAGCGTGCCAGGAACGGTTTTCCTTTTAAAAGAACTAGATTTCCATAATTCAAGGAGGCCGCGTAAATTTTTACAAGTACTTGATCATCGTTAGGAATAGGATTTTTTACCTCTCTTAAATCAATCACATCTGGTGAGCCATATTTGGTAGTTATTATTGCTCTCAAAGATATTCCTCCTAATTATCATTGAATTTTCCTGCTAAACTAATTAGAAAATATGCTAATAAAAATTAAAAAGACCTGAAATTTAAATTAAACCCAAGGTAAATTCACCTTGGGTTTAAACAATTTATTGGTGTTTAGTTTGAAAAGCAATCATAAAATCACTAAGAGCTTTACATGTTTCGAGTGGAACTGCGTTATAAGTAGAAGCTCGGCAACCACCTACAGAGCGATGTCCATTTAAGCCGATAAAGCCTGCATCTTTTGCTTCAGCTAAAAATTGTTTTTCTAATTCCTCATCTGCTACGCGGAACGTAATGTTCATAAGAGAACGACTTTCTTTTGAAGCATGTCCCGTATAGAAGCCATTGCTGTTATCAATCACATCATAAATCAGTTTTGCTTTTTCCTCATTTTGTGTAGCGATTGCAGTTAAACCGCCTTTTTCTTCAATCCATTTTAACACTTCTCCAAGCATATAGATGCCGAATGTCGGTGGTGTATTGTATAGAGAATTACTTTCAGCATGTGTGCTGTATTTTAGGATTGTTGGAATTTCTACGTTTGCCTTCGCCAGAAAATCCTTACGGGCAATAATGACAGTGACTCCGGAAGGTCCCAGGTTTTTTTGGGCTCCAGCGTAGATCATATCAAATTTACTAACATCTACAGGTTTTGACATTATATCACTCGACATATCTGCGATTAATGGAACCTCACCTGTGTCAGGAAACTCGGCCCATTGTGTACCGTAAATTGTATTATTCGATGTTATATGTACATATGCTTCTTCTGAGTCGAAATGGATTTCGTCTAATGAAGGGATATTACGGTATTTATTTTCTTTTGTACTTGCAATTTGCACAGGTTCGCCAAATAATTTCGCTTCTTTATAAGCTTTTTCTGACCAAACGCCTGTCAATATATAACTTGCCTTTTTTCCAGCCTCTAAGAAGTTCATCGGAATCATTGTAAATTGAAGGCTTGCTCCACCTTGTAGGAAAAGAATTTCATAATCGTTTGGAATAGCGAAAAGCTTTCTTAAACGGGAAATAGCTTCATTATGTACTTCTTCAAAGGTTGCGCTGCGGTGACTCATTTCCATAATAGACATGCCATAACCTTGGAAATTAACTAATTCTTGCTGTGCCTTTTCTAATACTTCTAGTGGAAGTGCGGAAGGACCAGCATTAAAATTATACGCACGTTGATTTGATTGACTCAAGATGAACTCTCCTATCGTATTGGTTTGAATTTATTTACCCCGCATTAACAGGCAGTAAGACTTCCACATCAAGGCTTGACCAAAGTAAGCGGGAGATCAACTGCCTGTAAAAGCCCGATTGGTTCAACTAACATTCGGTGGGGGATGGAGAAAACCCCACTGTTCGAGGTTTCACTTTATCCATTATATACGGTTTTTAACCTGACAAATTAAAAATAGTGAAATTTATTTAAAAAAGTGAATAAAGTGTTAACTTTCTAATATTAGTTGAGCCGATGAAAGTATTTCAGAAACCGAATTATTTTGTTTTTCATCTATCGGAATGTTCGAATATTTGCTAAAATAGTAAAGTCTTAATATATATAGTGGGGGAAGAAAAGTGAAAGTATTCTTGGATTTAGGTTGGTTTTTTAAACAAAGGAAAAAGCAATATCTAATTGGAATTCTAATGTTACTGTTTGTTGCATTTCTACAACTATTACCACCAAAAATTATTGGGTATATAGTTGATGAGATCAGTCAAAATTCATTAACAACTGAATTTTTAGTGAAATGGTTAGGTGTCTTAGCATTAGCTTCAATTGGGATGTATATTTTACGTTATTATTGGCGTATTATGATTTTCGGTTCAGCAATATTCTTAGCAAGACAATTAAGAGAAAATTTGTTTCGCCATTTTACAAAAATGTCTCCGTCTTTTTATCAAAAAAAGCGTGTTGGGGACTTAATGGCGCATGCGACGAATGACCTTTCAGCAGTACAACAGACAGCGGGAGCAGGTGTACTGACGCTTGTAGATTCGTTAGCAACAGGAGGGTTTGTAATCGCGGCAATGGCGATAACGATTAACTGGAAGCTAACATTGATAGCATTGCTACCATTGCCATTAATGGCTATTTTAACAAGCTACTACGGAAAACTGTTACATCAGCGCTTTCGGTATGCACAAGAAGCTTTTTCAAATTTAAATGATAAATCACAGGAAAGTATTTCCGGTGTGAAAGTCATTAAAACATTTGGGCAGGAGAAAGAGGATACAGAGGATTTTGTTCAATTATCGCAAGAAGTAGTAGATAAAAACATTCGTGTGGCAAAGGTGGATGCATTATTTGATCCGACAATCTCATTAATTGTTGGGATGTGTTTCTTCCTATCTATTGTATTTGGTACTCGTTACATACTTGCTGGAGAAATGTCGATAGGGGATTTATTTGCTTTTACCTCTTATCTTGGATTACTCGTTTGGCCAATGCTCGCGTTTGGTTGGCTTTTCAATATTGTGGAGCGTGGTCGGGCATCTTATGATCGTATTAATAATTTAATGGATGAAAAGATCGAAATAGATGATAGTCCGGATGCAGTGGATGTAAAGCCAGAAGGAGATATTTACTTTCAAATGGAGGAATTTAAATTTCCAGGAGATGATCGAGCTGCATTACATCATGTAGATTTTACCCTTAGACGAGGTGAAACATTAGGTATTGTCGGTAAAACAGGTGCTGGGAAAACAGCTATATTAAAACTGTTAATGCGAGAATTTGAAGGATATACAGGGGAAATTATGTATGGAAATCATGCGATTGACAAGTACAAAAAAAGAAGCTTACGTGAAGCAATCGGTTACGTACCACAGGATCATTTTCTATTTTCTACTACAGTTGCAGGTAATATAGCATTTGCCAATGCAGGTGCTACTATGGAGGCTGTGGAGGAAGCTGCAAAACTGGCTTATATACATGAAGATATTTTACAGTTTACTAATGGCTATAATACAGTTGTTGGAGAACGTGGTGTATCGTTGTCAGGTGGGCAAAAACAGCGTATATCTATTGCACGGGCGCTGATGATGGAGCCCGAGTTACTTATTTTAGATGATTCTTTATCGGCTGTAGATGCTAAAACCGAAGAAGCCATATTAGAAGCATTGAAAGCTAAACGTAGTGATGAAACAACCATTATTACCTCTCATCGATTAAGTGCGATTCAACACGCACATCAGATCATTGTGATGAATGATGGAACAATTGTAGAAAAAGGGTCCCATGAACAATTAATGGAAAAGCAAGGAATGTATTACGAAATGTATCAACTACAGCAGCTAGAATCATTAGTGGAACAAGGGGGTGAATCATAATGAATGAAAAACAGCCGCAACTGACAGGAAAAGACCAGTGGGTAGTTTTCAAACGTTTACTCAGCTACTTGAGGCCACATAAAAAAGTAATTGCGATCGCTCTACTTTTACTAATATTAACTGTAACCGGTGATATTCTTGGTCCTTATTTAATCAAAACATATATGGATGATTTTTTAACACCGAGACATTTTCCAACGGGTCCGCTTGTTGGTCTTGCAGTAGGTTATATATTTATACAAATTGGAAACGTAATTGTCAGCTATTTTCAACTACTAACTTTCCAAAAGCTAGCACTGAATATTATTCAACAGATGCGAATTGATGTATTTACGAAAGTACACAAGCTAGGAATGCGCTACTTTGACAAAACTCCTGCGGGTAGTATTGTATCTCGTGTAACAAATGACACAGAGGCGATTAAAGATATGTTCGTTAGTGTCTTGGTGGGATTTGTACAAAGTGGTTTTTTAGTAATCGGTGTATATATTGCCATGTTTATATTAAATGTAAAACTAGCTCTTGTTACAACGATTTTATTGCCAATAATGGCTGTCATTATCCTGACGTATCGAAAACATAGTTCGGTAGTTTACCAGGATCTTAGAGAACGACTAAGTCAATTAAATGCAAAGCTTGCAGAGTCATTACAAGGAATGACAATGATCCAAGCATTTAGACAGGAAGATCGTCTGCAGGATGAATTTAATGAGATAAATGATTCACATTGGAATGCAGGAAAACGGAACATCAAACTAGATAGCCTATTGCTTCGACCTGCAATAGATTTGGTTTATGCCTTAGCCATTATTATGGTGCTTAGTTATTTCGGGATTACCTCTATGAACAATATTGTAGAAGTTGGAGTTATCTATGCTTTTGTTACGTATATCGATCGTTTCTTTGAGCCGATCAATCAAGTGATGCAACGACTATCCATTTTCCAACAAGCAATTGTTGCAGCTTCAAGGGTTTTCAAATTACTAGATGAGAAAGACTTAGCTCCAAATCAACAAAACAATGAATTTGCAAAAATTCAACAAGGGAAAATTGAGTTTCAAAATATCACTTTCTCGTATGATGGGAAAACGGATGTGCTGAAGAACATTTCGTTTACTGCAGAGCCTGGTCAAACTGTAGCGTTAGTTGGTCATACTGGTAGTGGGAAAAGTTCTATTATTAATTTGCTTATGCGCTTTTATGAATTTGAACAGGGTGATATTAAAATAGATGGTCATTCTGTGAAAGATTTCAAATCAGAAGAAATGCGTGAAAAAGTAGGGCTTGTATTGCAGGATCCATTTATGTTTTACGGGGATATCGAAAGTAATATTCGTCTTCATGCTAATGATATGACGGATACAGAAGTAAGAGAAGCAGCAGAATTTGTACAGGCAAATAATTTTATCGAAAAACTACCAAATGCTTATAAACAAAAGGTAACAGAAAGAGGTTCAACTTTCTCTAGTGGGCAGAGACAATTGGTCGCATTTGCTCGTACAATTGCTACTAATCCAAAGATTTTAGTGCTCGATGAAGCTACTGCGAATATTGACACGGAGACGGAAGTTGCTATTCAAAGTAGTTTAGAAAAAATGAGAAAAGGGCGAACGACTATTGCAATTGCCCATCGTTTAAGTACGATACAAGATGCAGAGCTAATACTTGTGCTGCACCATGGGGAAATAGTGGAACGTGGAACTCACCAAGAGTTGTTAAACCAAAAAGGTTTATATCATAAAATGTATCTATTACAGAACAATGTTGTGGATGATATCGCATAACTATTACATGCAAATAAACCAGCATGAGTTTAGACTCTTGCTGGTTTATTGCATTTGGGGAGATTGTAGAAGTGTGACGGGCAACGCCATAAAATTACCGAAAAAAAGAGATATTGGTTTAGCACGTTTTTTCTTAACTATCAAGATCAACTCATTTCGCAAAGCGAGCTGATAAATTGTAATGACATTTCACTTATGAAAGGATAGAGAGGGTTACAATTTTGAAGGGAGACGATCTGATGAAAGTAGTAATAATTGGAGCAAACGGACAAATTGGACAGCATGTAGTAATGGAATTACAACGGAGTGACACTCATACGGTGACCGCAGTGGTCCGAAAAGAAGAACAAGCGCAAAAGCTTAAAGCTAACAACATCCAAGCAATTGTAGCTGATTTAGAAGGCTCAGTCGATGATCTTGCAAAAGCAATCACTGGAGCAGATGCAGTTATTTTTATAGCTGGTTCAGGGGGGCATACAGGTCCTGACAAAACATTATTAATTGATTTAGATGGTGCTGTGAAAACGATGGAAGCTGCTAAACAGGTAGGGATAGATCGTTATATTATGGTAAGCGCATATGGTGCGGATAAACGTCAAAATTGGAACGAAGGAATGCGTCCCTATTATGTAGCGAAACACTACGCCGATCGGTTGCTAGAAGCAAGCGGTTTAAATTACACAATAGTTCGGCCGGGTGGACTTGTAAACGAGCCGTCAACCGGAAAAATTGCGGTAGGGGCTGAAGCTAACCCAAGTACGATCACACGAGAAGACGTAGCGCATACACTTATTGCTACATTGGAAAATGAAAAAACCTACAAGAGAGCATTTAATTTAGTTAACGGAGAACATTCAATTGAAACTGCATTAAAGAGCTTATAATTCGAATAGAATAGTCTTTTCATAATTTACGAGTAATAAAATCTGCCTCTTAAGAATTTACTTATATGAGAGGCTTTTTTATTGTAAAAAAACTCTAATAATTTTGTATTCAAGTCTTTCACAAAGGTTGCAGATTTGCTAAACTTAAAAAGTCATATTAGATATTTTGATAAAGCTTATATTATCTAATATACTTGCTTCCAAAAGGAGTAATAGAGAACTACCTGATTAAAAGAGTCAAAAAGCTGTCACAAGCAATTATGAGGTCAAACAAAAGAAAATTTGTTACGATAGGTACAGAAATTCGGAAAGGTTGACTGCCGTGAGTACAGATGTAAACATTCTATTGGCATTTGGTGCGGGCTTTTTAAGTTTCATTTCACCTTGTACGCTACCATTGTATCCTGCATTTTTATCATACATTACAGGAATGTCATTAGAAGAAATAAAAACAGACAAGAAATTAATGCAAAAAAGGGGAATGCTTCATACATTATTCTTCTTATTAGGTTTTTCTATCATATTTGTTGCTATAGGTTTTGCAACGTCATTGGTAGGTACATTTTTCATACAATATGACGATCTACTTCGTCAAATTGGAGCAATATTCATCGTCATATTCGGTTTAGTCATTGTTGGCTTATTTAAACCAGAATTTTTAATGAAAGAAAAGAAAATTCAATTTAAAAATCGACCTGCCGGTTATTTGGGAACGATTATAATCGGTATGGCTTTTGCGGCGGGTTGGACCCCATGTACAGGACCTATCTTAGCAGCCGTTATCGTAATGGCTGGATCAAATCCTGACGCCGGTATTTGGTATATGCTTGCTTATGTACTTGGCTTTGCTATTCCATTTTTCGTATTGTCTTTCTTTGTCACACGCCTTAACTGGATACGCAAAAATAGTAATTTAATCGTAAAAGTTGGCGGTTATATTATGATTGCTCTTGGATTGATTTTATTTTTTGATGGTTTAACGTATATTATTCGTATATTAAGCCCGATTTTCGGAGACTTTACTGGATTTTAAAGTGAGGGGGACAATGCAAGTGCCAACAGTATTAGTAGTAGATGATGCCATATTTATGCGCACGACGATTAAGAGAATGCTAGAAAATCATCAGTTTGAAGTTGTTGGCGAAGCATCTAATGGATTAGAAGCAGTAGAGCTTTATAAGACGCTTTTACCAGATGTCGTAACGATGGATATAACAATGCCTGGTATGAATGGGATAGAAGCTGTCAAAGAAATTATTGCAGAATATCCAAATGCTAAAATAGTGATGGTTACTGCCCTAGGTCAACAAAAGTTAATCGTGGATGCACTGGAGTTTGGAGCAAAAGACTTTATCACAAAACCTTTCGATCCAGATCAAATTGTAAATGTGTTACATAATGTTACTTCAGATATGTAGGAACTTATAGTATAGTAACAGAAGAAATAAAAGATATGGGGAATTACTAATGTTAGATAAAATATCTCCAAATATGATGCTGATTGCTTCCACAGTGGTCGCAATTGGTATGGGAATACTCGTTACAACAGTTCGTGCGAAATCTGCTAAGCGGCCAGCAAGTGTGAAAAAGATATTATTACCACCTATGTTCATGTCAACTGGTGCTTTAATGTTCGTTTTTCCGTATTTCCGTGTTACTTTGATGGAATTTATAGAAGCAATTGGAGTAGGAATGCTATTCTCTATTGTTCTTATTTGGACCTCTAAATTTGAACGAAGAGACGGAGATATATATTTAAAGCAATCGAAGGCATTTATATTCATCTTGTTCGGTTTGTTGATTGTACGTATTATAGGGAAAATAATACTAAGTTCTACTATCGACATAGGTGCACTTAGTGGTATGTTTTGGATACTAGCATTCGGAATGATTGTTCCTTGGAGAATTGCCATGTATGTGCAATTTAAAAAATTACAAAATAAGATAGAAAAAGTGAGCGTCCTATAAACTAGGAACGCTCACTTTTTTTGTTATTGATTTAATTTGATGGCCTGTCCACTGACAGTTCAAAATACTTGTTGAAAGGTGTTACATCAATGTTCAATTCAGCAAGCTTTTTTCGCAAAAATTTATGATCTCGTTTTGGAGTGGCAATAATATATCCGCGTATCAACAGTTCCCGAGTAATAGATGTTGCTTTTTCCTCTATAGCTAACTGCCCAATTTTCCCAGCTATTTTTTGTTTAGCTACTGGTCTGAACAAATCAGGAACTGGAGAAACCAATTCATTGAGCAGATGCTTTTGCTCATCATTCCAAAGATGTATTGTTTGATCTACGTAGTATTCTTCCCAATCTAAATCAGATTTACCGTCTTTCTTAGGTAGTGCCTTTCCGAACTTGCGGAACATAAAGAAACCGCCAATTCCCATAAGCATCACTAAAAGTACAACCCAAAAAAGGATAAACCATAAAAACCAACCTTCTAGCAAACTATTCACCTCATTCTCTTATATTCAGTATAAGTTGTTCCGTAAAATATTTCATCCTCCATGTATACTTTCTTTTAAAAAAGTTCTATTTAGTAATTGAAAGGAGGGGATACACATGGCAAATCTAGAGTATAAGCATGCAGTTTTAAAACTCATTTTTGAAGGAGAGGTAACCGAAGATGGTAAGATGATAACAAAGTCAAAATCTTACCGTAATATTCGATCAAATGTAACAGCAGACCAACTTGAAACTGTTGCTACAACACTTAGTTCATTTTCCGAGAGACCATACATCGGAGCAGAAAAGATTGAAACAATGCAAGTAATCTAATAACTGGAAAGGAGACAGGAGGAAATGAGTAAAACACTACAGCTACAATTTGAAACAGCACTCGGAAAGAATATCACAATATCAGTAGATGAACCGAAAAGCAATCTAACAGAAACGGATCTTCAAACAGGAATGCAGGCAATTATTGCAAGTAATGCTTTTCAATCAGATGGATCCCCTTTGGCTGTTATTAAAAGTGCCAAGGTAGTAGACAGAACTGTTACCGAAATTATTTAACACGCTAAAGACTCTCCCGAAAAGGAGAGTCTTTTTAAAAGAATAAAAAAGGATGGATGTGAATAATATGGAGCAGTGGCTAAGTGTAATTCAAGATGTTGGCTTTCCGATCTTTGTGTCATTTTATTTGATGCACCGAGTGGAAACAAAACTAGAAGAAATAAAAAACGTACTATTATCGCTAAATTAGTGCATTTATTCACAAAACTGTTGAAATAAATAAGGCAATGTAGTTGAAGGTGGAAAATTGTTTCGTTAAGATGAGGGTATGAAGAGAAAAGCGAGGTCTCATGAATGAAAAAGTTATTTGTAGTATTATTTATTTCCGTACTTGTTCTTGTTGGCTGCGGTAGCAGTGGCAATTTTGAAGCACAGACAAACTGGGAAGTTTCCGATTTTGAATATGAAAATCAGCATGGAGAGATGGTTTCTTTAGAAGATTTAAAAGGAACAGTATGGTTATCGACATTTATTTTCACAAATTGTGAAACAGTATGTCCTCCAATGACATTCAATATGAGTGACATTCAAGAAATGTTAAGTGAAAAGGGTATTGAAGATTATAA
This window encodes:
- a CDS encoding NAD(P)-dependent alcohol dehydrogenase gives rise to the protein MRAIITTKYGSPDVIDLREVKNPIPNDDQVLVKIYAASLNYGNLVLLKGKPFLARFAFGLSKPKYIIPGGDISGRIESVGKNVKHFKPGDEVFGDLSGCGWGGFAEYVTVSEHSLVLKPSNISFAEAAAVPMAATTALQSLRDKGKIKSGQKVLINGASGGVGTFAVQIAKSFGAEVTGVCSTRNLDIVKSIGADNVIDYTTEDFTKNTENYDLILAVNGYHPISAYKRSLSPNGNYVMVGGSGVQLTQAMILGPLLSMTGSKKLGSFLQRPNQNDLIFIKDLLEVGKIKPVIDRYYKLSEVPNAFRYFEEGHTQGKIVITM
- a CDS encoding cytochrome c biogenesis CcdA family protein, with the translated sequence MSTDVNILLAFGAGFLSFISPCTLPLYPAFLSYITGMSLEEIKTDKKLMQKRGMLHTLFFLLGFSIIFVAIGFATSLVGTFFIQYDDLLRQIGAIFIVIFGLVIVGLFKPEFLMKEKKIQFKNRPAGYLGTIIIGMAFAAGWTPCTGPILAAVIVMAGSNPDAGIWYMLAYVLGFAIPFFVLSFFVTRLNWIRKNSNLIVKVGGYIMIALGLILFFDGLTYIIRILSPIFGDFTGF
- a CDS encoding ABC transporter ATP-binding protein — protein: MKVFLDLGWFFKQRKKQYLIGILMLLFVAFLQLLPPKIIGYIVDEISQNSLTTEFLVKWLGVLALASIGMYILRYYWRIMIFGSAIFLARQLRENLFRHFTKMSPSFYQKKRVGDLMAHATNDLSAVQQTAGAGVLTLVDSLATGGFVIAAMAITINWKLTLIALLPLPLMAILTSYYGKLLHQRFRYAQEAFSNLNDKSQESISGVKVIKTFGQEKEDTEDFVQLSQEVVDKNIRVAKVDALFDPTISLIVGMCFFLSIVFGTRYILAGEMSIGDLFAFTSYLGLLVWPMLAFGWLFNIVERGRASYDRINNLMDEKIEIDDSPDAVDVKPEGDIYFQMEEFKFPGDDRAALHHVDFTLRRGETLGIVGKTGAGKTAILKLLMREFEGYTGEIMYGNHAIDKYKKRSLREAIGYVPQDHFLFSTTVAGNIAFANAGATMEAVEEAAKLAYIHEDILQFTNGYNTVVGERGVSLSGGQKQRISIARALMMEPELLILDDSLSAVDAKTEEAILEALKAKRSDETTIITSHRLSAIQHAHQIIVMNDGTIVEKGSHEQLMEKQGMYYEMYQLQQLESLVEQGGES
- a CDS encoding DUF1659 domain-containing protein, whose protein sequence is MANLEYKHAVLKLIFEGEVTEDGKMITKSKSYRNIRSNVTADQLETVATTLSSFSERPYIGAEKIETMQVI
- a CDS encoding YvrJ family protein translates to MEQWLSVIQDVGFPIFVSFYLMHRVETKLEEIKNVLLSLN
- a CDS encoding CcdC family protein gives rise to the protein MMLIASTVVAIGMGILVTTVRAKSAKRPASVKKILLPPMFMSTGALMFVFPYFRVTLMEFIEAIGVGMLFSIVLIWTSKFERRDGDIYLKQSKAFIFILFGLLIVRIIGKIILSSTIDIGALSGMFWILAFGMIVPWRIAMYVQFKKLQNKIEKVSVL
- a CDS encoding ABC transporter ATP-binding protein, with product MNEKQPQLTGKDQWVVFKRLLSYLRPHKKVIAIALLLLILTVTGDILGPYLIKTYMDDFLTPRHFPTGPLVGLAVGYIFIQIGNVIVSYFQLLTFQKLALNIIQQMRIDVFTKVHKLGMRYFDKTPAGSIVSRVTNDTEAIKDMFVSVLVGFVQSGFLVIGVYIAMFILNVKLALVTTILLPIMAVIILTYRKHSSVVYQDLRERLSQLNAKLAESLQGMTMIQAFRQEDRLQDEFNEINDSHWNAGKRNIKLDSLLLRPAIDLVYALAIIMVLSYFGITSMNNIVEVGVIYAFVTYIDRFFEPINQVMQRLSIFQQAIVAASRVFKLLDEKDLAPNQQNNEFAKIQQGKIEFQNITFSYDGKTDVLKNISFTAEPGQTVALVGHTGSGKSSIINLLMRFYEFEQGDIKIDGHSVKDFKSEEMREKVGLVLQDPFMFYGDIESNIRLHANDMTDTEVREAAEFVQANNFIEKLPNAYKQKVTERGSTFSSGQRQLVAFARTIATNPKILVLDEATANIDTETEVAIQSSLEKMRKGRTTIAIAHRLSTIQDAELILVLHHGEIVERGTHQELLNQKGLYHKMYLLQNNVVDDIA
- a CDS encoding SDR family oxidoreductase; translation: MKVVIIGANGQIGQHVVMELQRSDTHTVTAVVRKEEQAQKLKANNIQAIVADLEGSVDDLAKAITGADAVIFIAGSGGHTGPDKTLLIDLDGAVKTMEAAKQVGIDRYIMVSAYGADKRQNWNEGMRPYYVAKHYADRLLEASGLNYTIVRPGGLVNEPSTGKIAVGAEANPSTITREDVAHTLIATLENEKTYKRAFNLVNGEHSIETALKSL
- a CDS encoding DUF2621 domain-containing protein, yielding MLEGWFLWFILFWVVLLVMLMGIGGFFMFRKFGKALPKKDGKSDLDWEEYYVDQTIHLWNDEQKHLLNELVSPVPDLFRPVAKQKIAGKIGQLAIEEKATSITRELLIRGYIIATPKRDHKFLRKKLAELNIDVTPFNKYFELSVDRPSN
- a CDS encoding DUF2922 domain-containing protein; its protein translation is MSKTLQLQFETALGKNITISVDEPKSNLTETDLQTGMQAIIASNAFQSDGSPLAVIKSAKVVDRTVTEII
- the serC gene encoding 3-phosphoserine/phosphohydroxythreonine transaminase, which gives rise to MSQSNQRAYNFNAGPSALPLEVLEKAQQELVNFQGYGMSIMEMSHRSATFEEVHNEAISRLRKLFAIPNDYEILFLQGGASLQFTMIPMNFLEAGKKASYILTGVWSEKAYKEAKLFGEPVQIASTKENKYRNIPSLDEIHFDSEEAYVHITSNNTIYGTQWAEFPDTGEVPLIADMSSDIMSKPVDVSKFDMIYAGAQKNLGPSGVTVIIARKDFLAKANVEIPTILKYSTHAESNSLYNTPPTFGIYMLGEVLKWIEEKGGLTAIATQNEEKAKLIYDVIDNSNGFYTGHASKESRSLMNITFRVADEELEKQFLAEAKDAGFIGLNGHRSVGGCRASTYNAVPLETCKALSDFMIAFQTKHQ
- a CDS encoding response regulator gives rise to the protein MPTVLVVDDAIFMRTTIKRMLENHQFEVVGEASNGLEAVELYKTLLPDVVTMDITMPGMNGIEAVKEIIAEYPNAKIVMVTALGQQKLIVDALEFGAKDFITKPFDPDQIVNVLHNVTSDM